A DNA window from Arachis hypogaea cultivar Tifrunner chromosome 18, arahy.Tifrunner.gnm2.J5K5, whole genome shotgun sequence contains the following coding sequences:
- the LOC112771476 gene encoding uncharacterized protein produces MSKDRIVKAVKKFVGVRYKVFTKHYGQDIIDFFDLPIKLVLSPFTLAFGIAGSAHRGFGVPELISKLSYASVFAVATLGTYDIALDLGKKVVCQRNCRTCNGWQALRCTMCRGSGRVHYQVKNCSFKRGEKATAESVADAIADNRAEIVHLPSSLDLHIPLPSKECPSCDGTGVMSCPECKNKLQVRISADDIMEPPWKAYNILRKMDYPFEHITHSMKDPSIAAFWLLTFPQIMGGFTYDDEVKQKIWWQYKESTQYDQLRDVVAKRKPGWEYLQEALISIDPERARDDPIIVRNVPFYKAKKALESEVMKLDPPPRPPNWGELDLPLSSSSWSEEDLKDPEKFYEMTVLLNAQREISNKILDAQWETKWRQEKVNQMLEEKVQPYIQDIGNGVLSEPILLKPQQNQDKRQRRKRWFFF; encoded by the exons ATGTCGAAGGACCGTATTGTGAAGGCAGTGAAGAAGTTCGTTGGGGTTCGCTACAAGGTCTTCACCAAACACTATGGCCAAGACATCATTGACTTCTTCGATCTCCCCATCAAGCTTGTCTTGTCCCCTTTCACTCTCGCATTCGGCATTGCTGGCTCTGCTCACCGTGGATTTGGTGTTCCAGAACTCATCTCCAAGCTCTCCTACGCTTCCGTCTTC GCCGTAGCTACTTTGGGGACATATGACATTGCATTGGACCTGGGGAAGAAGGTCGTATGTCAAAG GAACTGTAGGACATGTAATGGATGGCAGGCCCTGCGGTGTACCATGTGTCGAGGGAGTGGGAGGGTGCACTATCAAGTGAAGAATTGCAGCTTCAAGAG AGGAGAGAAAGCAACTGCTGAATCTGTAGCAGATGCTATTGCAGACAACCGCGCTGAAATAGTGCATCTACCATCCTCCTTGGATCTTCATATTCCATTACCATCAAAAGAATGCCCAAGTTGTGATGGAACT GGTGTAATGAGCTGTCCTGAGTGcaaaaacaagttgcaagtgAGGATCTCAGCGGATGAT ATTATGGAGCCCCCATGGAAAGCTTATAATATCTTGAGAAAGATGGATTATCCATTTGAG CACATAACGCACAGCATGAAAGATCCAAGTATTGCTGCATTTTGGCTGCTAACCTTTCCTCAGATTATGGGTGGATTTACCTATGATGATGAAGTGAAGCAGAAAATATGGTGGCAGTACAAg GAATCCACGCAGTATGATCAACTCCGAGATGTGGTGGCCAAGAGGAAACCAGGGTGGGAGTACCTGCAGGAG GCCTTGATATCTATAGACCCTGAAAGGGCAAGGGATGATCCCATCATTGTGAGAAATGTTCCGTTCTATAAAGCTAAGAAGGCTCTAGAGTCAGAGGTTATGAAGCTTGATCCTCCACCAAGACCGCCAAATTGGGGT GAACTGGATCTTCCATTGAGTTCATCATCTTGGAGTGAGGAGGATCTCAAAGATCCGGAGAAGTTCTATGAAATGACTGTTCTTCTTAATGCACAGAGAGAAATCTCCAATAAGATCTTGGATGCACAGTGGGAAACTAAATGGCGTCAGGAAAAG GTGAATCAGATGTTGGAGGAAAAGGTGCAGCCATATATTCAGGATATAGGCAATGGAGTTCTTTCTGAACCTATTTTATTAAAACCACAACAAAATCAGGAtaag AGACAACGACGAAAGAGGtggtttttcttttga